A window of the Haloquadratum walsbyi C23 genome harbors these coding sequences:
- a CDS encoding cupin domain-containing protein, giving the protein MGYQVVDPETVTPVDGRPCELRRLSAATELSNIAINKFHAEPGEQLPLAYHYHESQQEAFYILHGTLSVETPTQIVTVETGELPTVDTESPQRSYNSRDAEEDVVALAVGAPAVDGDVVAYDPETGS; this is encoded by the coding sequence ATGGGATATCAGGTTGTCGATCCTGAGACTGTCACCCCAGTCGATGGTCGACCATGTGAACTCCGTCGGTTGAGTGCAGCCACAGAACTCTCAAATATTGCAATTAATAAATTTCATGCAGAACCGGGTGAGCAACTTCCACTCGCATACCACTATCATGAAAGCCAACAAGAGGCATTCTACATTCTTCATGGAACGCTTTCTGTTGAAACACCTACACAAATAGTTACTGTTGAGACTGGAGAATTACCCACCGTTGATACAGAGAGCCCACAGCGATCATATAACTCTCGTGATGCCGAGGAGGATGTAGTCGCTCTTGCTGTTGGTGCGCCGGCTGTTGATGGTGATGTTGTTGCGTATGATCCAGAGACCGGGAGTTAA
- a CDS encoding DUF5828 family protein, with translation MQESVSGFEVRGTWGDVVEHGERITRALRDADIDGEAFDEWNEWRPKSHERLGEDVSQKTAAQASVSEGKGERAGKAPDEDLQTAGEMLSDSYDHVEAGESDSAVERWSDSLGYVARAADSAGRRALRRVEDTVYQRVMTQLAPYYFDNTLISANIQKTTRGDAAVAFIFEVNINDDELKTAVSNRLTDYDDEVTRWHVDTKKQTETAEAAEGVEPPTSTTNPPKSTNN, from the coding sequence ATGCAAGAAAGTGTCTCCGGATTCGAAGTTCGGGGAACATGGGGTGATGTTGTTGAACATGGTGAGCGAATCACTCGTGCACTCCGCGATGCGGATATTGATGGTGAAGCATTTGATGAATGGAATGAATGGCGACCAAAGTCACATGAGCGTCTTGGTGAGGATGTAAGTCAAAAGACAGCCGCACAAGCGAGCGTCAGTGAGGGCAAGGGTGAACGTGCTGGAAAAGCGCCAGATGAAGACCTCCAAACAGCCGGAGAAATGTTGTCTGATTCATATGATCATGTTGAGGCTGGCGAAAGTGACTCTGCGGTTGAACGGTGGTCTGACTCACTTGGATATGTCGCACGAGCGGCCGACTCTGCAGGACGTCGAGCATTGCGTCGTGTTGAAGATACTGTGTACCAGCGTGTGATGACTCAGCTCGCACCATATTATTTTGATAATACATTAATCAGCGCAAATATTCAAAAAACTACCCGTGGAGACGCTGCTGTGGCGTTTATTTTTGAGGTGAATATCAACGATGATGAACTTAAAACTGCTGTTAGTAACCGTCTGACCGACTATGATGATGAGGTAACTCGATGGCACGTTGATACGAAAAAACAGACTGAAACCGCAGAGGCTGCCGAGGGTGTTGAACCCCCGACGTCTACTACTAATCCGCCGAAATCAACTAATAACTAA
- the serA gene encoding phosphoglycerate dehydrogenase, translated as MQVLVTDPIDDAGLERLRAAGHSVETAYDIGDEALLNTITDVNALVVRSGTDVNEAVFEAASDLIIVGRAGIGVDNIDIDAATEHGVIVANAPEGNVRAAAEHTVAMTFAGARSIPQAHARLRTGEWAKSEYLGTEVNGKTLGVVGLGRVGQEVAKRLESLGMDLVAYDPYISEDRAERLGAELVEFDTCLERAEFLTVHTPLTSETAGMISTAELELMDGGYLINCARGGVVDEDALAAAVEDGVLDGAAVDVFADEPVAPDSALLSVDNIVVTPHLGASTEAAQENVATSIADQIDAAFAGAPVMNALNAPSVDESVFPRIRPYIDLAETAGKIAAQLLDGRISSVSVSYEGDIADEDVELATASALKGVFEPLEWQVNAVNAPQIAEERGIDVTESKRLQSDDFQSVVTVEVSNGDDQLAVSGTQFTGGEPRIVKIDGYRVDAVPHGKMLVARNADKPGVIGFIGSVLGEHNINIAGMFNARRDIEGGEALTIYNLDDSVPTDVVERLLADERMIDVRYLTLNGASDTK; from the coding sequence ATGCAGGTACTCGTCACGGACCCAATCGACGATGCTGGACTTGAACGGCTTCGAGCCGCCGGTCATAGCGTTGAGACGGCCTATGACATCGGAGACGAGGCGCTTTTAAATACGATTACGGACGTTAACGCGCTCGTCGTTCGGTCCGGAACCGACGTGAATGAAGCTGTCTTTGAGGCTGCCTCAGATCTGATTATTGTTGGACGGGCTGGAATTGGGGTTGATAATATCGATATTGATGCTGCGACCGAACATGGCGTCATTGTTGCGAATGCCCCAGAAGGAAACGTTCGCGCAGCAGCAGAGCATACTGTTGCAATGACCTTTGCAGGAGCACGATCAATTCCACAAGCACATGCCCGTTTGCGAACTGGTGAGTGGGCAAAGAGCGAATATCTTGGTACTGAGGTAAACGGAAAGACGCTCGGTGTCGTTGGGCTTGGTCGGGTCGGGCAGGAGGTTGCAAAACGACTTGAAAGTCTTGGGATGGATCTTGTTGCGTATGATCCATATATTAGCGAGGATCGAGCCGAGCGGCTAGGTGCTGAGCTTGTTGAATTTGATACGTGTCTTGAGCGCGCAGAGTTCCTGACAGTCCACACTCCACTTACATCTGAAACAGCAGGAATGATTTCAACGGCAGAACTTGAATTGATGGATGGTGGATATTTGATCAACTGTGCTCGTGGGGGCGTCGTTGATGAGGACGCACTTGCCGCAGCAGTTGAAGATGGAGTGCTTGATGGTGCGGCAGTAGATGTCTTTGCAGATGAACCAGTCGCACCCGATAGTGCCTTACTCAGCGTTGATAATATTGTTGTTACACCACATCTTGGCGCATCAACCGAAGCGGCTCAAGAGAATGTTGCAACGTCAATCGCTGATCAGATTGATGCTGCATTTGCTGGAGCGCCGGTGATGAATGCGCTGAATGCGCCATCAGTCGATGAGAGTGTGTTCCCACGGATTCGCCCATATATTGACCTTGCAGAAACAGCCGGAAAGATCGCTGCACAACTACTTGATGGGCGTATCTCATCAGTCTCGGTTTCATATGAGGGTGATATCGCAGATGAGGATGTTGAACTCGCCACCGCTTCAGCACTGAAGGGTGTATTTGAACCATTAGAGTGGCAGGTGAATGCGGTTAATGCGCCACAAATTGCTGAAGAGCGCGGAATTGATGTCACCGAGTCAAAACGTTTGCAATCGGATGACTTCCAGAGTGTTGTCACCGTCGAGGTAAGCAACGGTGACGATCAACTTGCGGTAAGTGGAACGCAGTTTACTGGAGGTGAACCGCGGATTGTGAAAATCGATGGATATCGAGTCGATGCAGTCCCACATGGTAAGATGCTTGTCGCGCGAAACGCTGATAAACCAGGTGTCATTGGATTTATTGGGTCAGTGCTCGGTGAGCATAATATTAATATTGCCGGGATGTTCAACGCACGACGCGATATTGAAGGGGGTGAAGCATTGACAATATACAATCTTGATGATTCTGTCCCAACCGATGTTGTTGAGCGACTTCTTGCCGACGAGCGGATGATTGATGTTCGGTATTTGACTCTCAACGGTGCTTCAGATACTAAATAG
- a CDS encoding helix-turn-helix domain-containing protein, whose translation MSNAPAMSDLLDTDEPGFQQVLACVFGIQQHESRTYLVLLDHPESTVAELSDVLERDRSNVNRSLTTLLDKGLAERQRRLLDPGGYVYQYTATELPEAKSLLHDALDQWVEHVHQSIEDYGDEHSTS comes from the coding sequence ATGAGTAACGCGCCAGCGATGAGCGACCTGTTGGATACTGATGAACCTGGATTTCAACAGGTGTTGGCATGCGTTTTTGGAATACAACAGCATGAAAGCCGGACATATCTTGTTCTGCTTGACCATCCCGAAAGTACAGTTGCAGAGCTCTCAGATGTACTTGAACGCGACCGAAGCAACGTTAACCGATCACTGACCACGCTGTTGGACAAAGGACTTGCAGAGCGCCAGCGCCGGTTACTTGATCCCGGTGGTTATGTATATCAATATACTGCAACAGAACTTCCGGAGGCAAAGTCACTCCTTCATGATGCGCTCGACCAATGGGTCGAACATGTTCATCAGAGCATTGAGGACTATGGAGATGAACACTCCACATCGTAA
- the thrC gene encoding threonine synthase, with translation MSLELSAAAPAIPPEATDGVWLADIETGETYAPFEEIRYTSDEDNLLEVRYADLPTFEDFQGQGRGVWRYHAALPFENGVSLPEGDTPLHRAPSIRDAAGVRSLRIKHEGMNPTGSFKDRGMTVGVRVAKELGVGRLACASTGNTSAALAAYGARGGMQTLVLLPAGKVAAGKIAQAALHDARILEVDGNFDDCLDIVQDLARRGEVYLLNSLNPFRLEGQKTIGLEILERFYEEYGRFPDRIILPVGNAGNTSALYKAFRELVQSGALRPSEVPKLTGVQAAGAAPMVEAVEHGWSDIERWDDVETRATAIRIGNPVNAPKALPGIRETGGTAIAVTDDEITVAQRDLAREGIGVEPASAASVAGLKKLRGRSRIDSDEDVVCLTTGHLLKDPDEAFKAGGNPEPVGGDTDAVLEHIGAN, from the coding sequence ATGAGTCTTGAACTTAGCGCCGCCGCTCCAGCCATCCCCCCGGAGGCCACCGACGGTGTCTGGCTCGCGGATATCGAAACGGGAGAAACATACGCCCCGTTCGAGGAGATCCGCTATACGAGCGATGAGGATAATTTACTTGAGGTTCGGTATGCCGACCTTCCAACATTTGAAGATTTCCAGGGACAGGGTCGCGGTGTCTGGCGGTATCACGCTGCTCTTCCGTTTGAGAATGGAGTTAGCCTTCCTGAGGGAGATACACCACTTCATCGAGCACCCAGTATTCGGGATGCAGCCGGTGTTCGCTCATTGCGTATTAAACATGAAGGGATGAACCCAACTGGATCATTCAAGGATCGTGGTATGACTGTTGGTGTCCGAGTTGCGAAAGAACTCGGCGTTGGACGGCTCGCTTGTGCATCAACGGGGAATACATCTGCCGCACTTGCCGCATACGGTGCGCGCGGTGGGATGCAAACGCTTGTGTTGTTACCCGCTGGAAAGGTTGCAGCCGGAAAGATCGCTCAAGCCGCACTTCATGACGCCCGTATCTTAGAAGTCGATGGCAACTTTGATGATTGTCTCGATATCGTCCAGGATCTTGCTCGGCGTGGTGAAGTGTATTTGTTGAACTCATTAAATCCATTCCGACTTGAGGGACAGAAAACAATCGGGCTTGAAATTCTCGAACGATTTTACGAGGAGTATGGTCGATTCCCTGATCGAATTATCCTTCCGGTTGGTAATGCCGGTAATACTTCAGCTTTATATAAAGCGTTCCGCGAGTTGGTCCAATCGGGAGCACTCAGACCAAGTGAAGTTCCAAAGCTCACGGGCGTCCAAGCGGCAGGCGCAGCACCAATGGTTGAAGCGGTTGAGCATGGATGGTCGGATATCGAGCGCTGGGATGATGTTGAAACCCGAGCAACAGCAATTCGGATTGGAAATCCAGTTAACGCTCCAAAGGCGCTTCCAGGGATTCGTGAAACCGGCGGCACAGCTATTGCAGTGACTGATGATGAGATTACTGTTGCTCAACGTGATCTTGCACGGGAGGGTATTGGTGTCGAGCCCGCATCCGCAGCCTCTGTTGCTGGATTAAAGAAACTCCGTGGTCGGAGTCGAATCGACAGTGATGAAGACGTTGTTTGTCTTACCACCGGACATCTGCTAAAGGACCCCGATGAAGCATTCAAGGCTGGCGGTAATCCAGAACCCGTTGGCGGTGACACTGACGCTGTCTTAGAGCATATCGGCGCGAATTGA